Proteins encoded in a region of the Pseudomonas denitrificans (nom. rej.) genome:
- a CDS encoding glycosyltransferase family 4 protein has translation MTLAFVLYKYFPFGGLQRDFMRIALECQQRGHSIRVYTPIWEGEVPPGFDVRVAPVKSLFNHRRNEKFSAWLAADLARSPVDRVIGFNKMPGLDVYYAADGCFEDKAQTLRNSFYRRWGRYKHFADYERAVFAPESKTEILMISEVQQPLFIKHYRTPEARFHLLPPGIAQDRRAPANAGEIRAEFRHEFKLGDDDLLLVQIGSGFKTKGLDRSLKALAALPRSLRKRTRLIAIGQDDPKPFLLQVKALGLSDNVQILKGRSDIPRFLLGADLLIHPAYNENTGTVLLEALVAGLPVLVTDVCGYAHYIDEAKAGRVVPSPFEQDRLNTMLQQMLEDDAARAEWGRNGLAFADSADLYSMSQHAADLILRERA, from the coding sequence ATGACCCTGGCTTTCGTTCTCTACAAATACTTCCCGTTCGGCGGGCTGCAGCGCGATTTCATGCGCATCGCCCTGGAATGCCAGCAGCGCGGCCATTCGATCCGCGTCTACACGCCTATCTGGGAAGGCGAAGTGCCGCCGGGCTTCGACGTGCGCGTGGCGCCGGTGAAGTCGCTGTTCAACCATCGCCGCAACGAGAAATTCAGCGCCTGGCTGGCCGCGGACCTCGCGCGTTCGCCGGTGGACCGGGTGATCGGCTTCAACAAGATGCCGGGCCTGGATGTCTACTACGCCGCCGACGGCTGCTTCGAGGACAAGGCGCAGACCCTGCGCAACTCCTTCTACCGTCGCTGGGGTCGCTACAAGCACTTTGCCGACTACGAGCGCGCGGTGTTCGCGCCGGAGTCGAAGACCGAGATCCTGATGATCTCCGAAGTCCAGCAGCCGCTGTTCATCAAGCATTACCGCACCCCCGAAGCGCGCTTCCACTTGCTGCCGCCGGGCATTGCCCAGGACCGTCGCGCACCGGCCAACGCCGGCGAAATCCGTGCGGAGTTCCGCCACGAGTTCAAGCTGGGCGACGACGACCTGCTGCTGGTGCAGATCGGCTCCGGCTTCAAGACCAAGGGCCTGGACCGCAGCCTCAAGGCGCTGGCCGCGCTGCCGCGTTCGTTGCGCAAGCGCACCCGCCTGATCGCCATCGGCCAGGACGATCCCAAGCCGTTCCTGCTGCAGGTGAAGGCGCTGGGCCTGTCGGACAATGTGCAGATTCTCAAGGGGCGCAGCGACATTCCGCGCTTCCTGCTCGGCGCCGACCTGCTGATCCACCCAGCCTACAACGAGAACACCGGCACCGTGCTGCTGGAGGCGCTGGTTGCGGGACTGCCGGTGCTGGTCACCGACGTCTGCGGCTATGCGCACTACATCGACGAGGCGAAAGCCGGCCGTGTGGTGCCGTCGCCGTTCGAGCAGGACCGTTTGAACACGATGCTTCAGCAGATGCTGGAGGACGATGCAGCGCGGGCGGAGTGGGGGCGCAACGGCCTGGCCTTCGCCGACAGTGCCGATCTCTACAGCATGTCGCAGCACGCCGCCGACCTGATCCTGCGGGAGCGCGCATGA
- the rfaP gene encoding lipopolysaccharide core heptose(I) kinase RfaP — MKLELHEPFKRLWAGKDPFAEVERLQGKVYRELEGRRTLRTEVEGRGYFVKIHRGIGWGEIVKNLFSAKLPVLGAGQEQRALERLHQAGVATMTSVAYGERGGNPAAQHSFIITEELAPTTDLEVLSLDWLQTPPEPRLKRALIAEVAKMVGTMHRAGVNHRDCYICHFLLHTDLPISADDLRLSVIDLHRAQTRAATPRRWRDKDLAALYFSALDIGLTRRDKLRFLRGYFLRPLRDILREEAALLAWMERKAAKLYDRKQRYGDLL, encoded by the coding sequence ATGAAGCTCGAACTGCACGAGCCATTCAAGCGCCTGTGGGCCGGCAAGGACCCGTTCGCCGAAGTCGAGCGCCTGCAGGGCAAGGTCTACCGCGAGCTGGAAGGCCGCCGCACGCTGCGCACCGAAGTCGAAGGTCGCGGCTATTTCGTGAAGATCCACCGCGGCATCGGCTGGGGCGAGATCGTCAAGAACCTGTTCAGCGCCAAGCTTCCGGTACTCGGTGCGGGCCAGGAGCAGCGCGCGCTGGAGCGCCTGCACCAGGCCGGCGTGGCGACCATGACCTCGGTGGCCTATGGCGAGCGCGGCGGCAATCCGGCCGCGCAGCATTCCTTCATCATCACCGAGGAACTGGCGCCGACCACCGACCTGGAAGTGCTCTCGCTGGACTGGCTGCAGACACCGCCCGAGCCGCGCCTGAAGCGCGCGCTGATCGCCGAAGTGGCGAAGATGGTCGGCACCATGCATCGCGCCGGGGTCAATCATCGCGACTGCTACATCTGCCATTTCCTGCTGCATACCGACCTCCCGATCAGCGCCGATGACCTGCGCCTGTCGGTGATCGACCTGCACCGCGCCCAGACCCGGGCCGCCACCCCGCGCCGCTGGCGCGACAAGGACCTGGCGGCGCTGTACTTCTCCGCGCTGGACATCGGCCTTACGCGCCGTGACAAATTGCGCTTCCTGCGCGGTTACTTCCTGCGCCCGCTGCGTGACATCCTCCGCGAGGAAGCTGCGCTGCTGGCGTGGATGGAGCGCAAGGCGGCCAAGCTCTACGACCGCAAACAACGATACGGAGACCTGCTCTGA